GATCCGACATACCGACGTCCTGAACCTTAAAAAAACGCATACAGACGTATAAGTATACAAAATGCGCAGTATCAACCCACTTTCCTTTCCAAAATTAGTGTTTACCACACAGCACTCTATCGTTCTCTTGCACCTCAAACAGACTCAAAGATATCATTCCTAATACAAATACAAATCGGTGCCTGCAAATGCGTTGACAAGTAGATGTGCGTAGCGTGTCTACACAAAAAACTGACCCCCTGTCCGGGAAACAATGGTCATATACTttaaagaagaaagaaggaaaaatgAAGACACACCGCTACTCTGTGCGCCAGAATCTGCTTATATCCGTCACAGGAGTCGTGGCTACTGAGCAATAGCCATATTCTTGTCGCCCTCCCCACTCGACAGTTGtacgttcttcttcgtgtcaCCAGTGGCATGACCTGCTTCCGGATCTTCTCCTCGGTGCAGTGTCTCCAGACAGCGTCCTTTAGCCTCAGGGACCGTGAGAACCGTGaacagaagcgacagcaggCTCGTCACGACGAAAATCAGGAACGTTCCTGGGGACACAACATGCAAGGGGGGATACGGACAAGCTCACACAACGTGTATGGTGACGAAGTCTACTCTCAGGAAGAATGCCGTTTTCGCCTCCCCAAGACAACACCTTTGAGAAAAGCCATAGTGCATCCCGTTCTGCAAAGATAATCGCTCCATTTCACTCTCTTTCCTTTGGATTGTTTCGGCACCTCGCGCCTGTTGCACTCCCAACGTACCGGCGTGAGTGACTAATTCAAACAGCGGCTCAAAACCAATCTGGAGACAAAATGCGCCCAAATGGCTTGTCATGGTCGTCAGCCCAACTCCAACGCCGCGGACACACGTCGGTACCACCTGAGAATCAACCATGCCACCATTCCGCTTCCATAGTGGGGGTATACTGTTCGACAAAGAGCCATCAGCCGTCCCTAAGTtaaaaacaaagaagacgatCGCACCCTCTTCTGTTTATAATACTTGTTGATCTATCTGATTCCTCACTTTTTAGGAACATGTTAAATCATGCATTTAATTTTAAACAATTTTTACAAACTTTGAAAATAGGGAAATCTTTCGCTAAAAAATTGCCACCGTTTATTTTAGTGTTTAGAAACTATATATCGTCCAGAAGGTAGTCCCTCTTCGACCATGCGAATCCACCACTCAAATCTCTATCGACGAGAGTCAAAAACTCTTTTTCAGACTAATCCTTCCGCAGTGACTTGCTTTGAGTCACGGTTTCTTGGGTGTAAGCCGAGGTCAGGTGGTACCAGAGAAACTTGTGAAGTGAGAGTAGCGCGTTGTTGAATGAAGATTGTacaaaggagaaacgaacgcgGTTTCGTTTGAAAGACTGCAACACACGGCAAGTTGCCAAACGAAAGGCGAATCCTTCCCTACAAAACGTTGACTGAATGGAAACGTTTAGCGCCTTTTTTCACTGGGGGATTGGGTGGGGTGCCTCAACGTGTTCGGCCTTCCAAATGTCACACGCTTTCTCAGAGCGCCATTTTTAAAAACACGGAGAGCATATTCCAAGCCCACACTGTACGTTATCTCCGTGCTCTCAACTTGAATTCATCTTACAATTTCTATTTCTTATGGGAAGCCGGTCTTTGGTGGGCGTGTCTACCACTGCACCGCGCTTGCCGATTTTGTTCGTTGAAACGCCACGAATACTCACCTCACTTGCCAGCACGAGCATCAAGCTCGCCCATCCGGCGCTCCAGAAGAAGATGTAGCTAAAGACAGCTGACAAAACAAGGTAGGACGCTGACTCTAGATGCTTCCATCCTGCAGTGAGCGCCTCAGTTGTGCAGTGTCCGCTCAGGTGACCATGTGTGCCTTGGAGCAAGCCAAAGGCAACCTGCACGAACGAAATCCACCGCAGCATATCAGAAAGAAGAGTTCCTCCTGACACTTTTGCGTATGAAAGAACGGATCCAAGCGTTTTCTGGAGTTGTTCCGACTTCAGAGAAAACGTCTGCTCTTCCACACGTGGATACTTCCACGAGTATGTAGCAGATATACGTAACACCCACACATGTACATCCTCGCGTATATGCACAAATGCACATACGAATCCCCGTAAGGAATGTGTTACTGTACATACAACTCCACTGTTCACCTGGTCTGTTTCATCTGAATAGATAAAGACTTCGCCCTGCCGCCCGTGGTATTTTGCGGGGCATTGATACACGCGCGCGAGCGTACATCTCTCCATGAACAAAACCATCGAGACATCTGACGTCTGCGTAGATGTAGACGCAAGATTATTCACAAGTATACTTCGTCACACACAtttacatatgcatatgtggTAATAACTCGAGAATGCGTAGAGTTTTAAACTACATGACGACGATATGGTTACTGAGAGTTTCTATCACAGTATCGTCAAGGATCATGGCATTCAGAAATACTTCCTTTGTAATTTCTGACCGCTTGACTCGCCCCTGCAACGAGTTGCTTACCGTCAACAAAACGTGGCAAAGGCAGCTGCCGCCAACTCCCAGGAACAGAAGTTTCCTTCGTCCCCAGACGTCCACAAGACCCACGCACGTAACTACGCCTGCCATCTAAAACGCATGAAACACACATTGAACAAGAAGTAGAAAACTGCGGAGACCACAGTGTAGAGTGTACTTTTTTCTATGTGCAAGACATGCAGATTTTGTGTGCTTTGACACAAATACAGACACATGCCGCCACCAATCTCCAGTTGTATTCTAACGCTTCCACCGTGTTTCTGTGAGCTTCCTagcgtgtctctcttgtctcgaGCTGCACGTTCTACCTACTCTCGTTCTCGAGCGTTCTCCCATACTATTTCAAGCTTTCAGGAcaagctgcatgcacgcatcGCTTGCATATGATTAACTCTTCAGAGTTCCCTCTATAAATGCCGTTGGTCTCATTCTGCTACGTTGAGAGTTTTAAAGAGTCCTAGAAACAATCTCATGAACGCTGATACCTGGGAGACATTCACTCGGATGGTTCGAGTGCTTCTGCGCCTTATCGTTGCTTCGTGAATTTCTTGTTTCCCAGCGTACCTTCGCTATGCCGACAAGAAATCCTGCGGCGCTGGTGTCGCAGATGCCGGCGAACTGGAAAATGTCAACGGCAAAATACTGAATCGTGCTTCCCCCGGTGGCGAGGTGTGCaactgcgcatgcaacggcGATCCCCAGAGCGCGTTTGTGGGTCGACATGCCGCGTCGGACCTGAAGGAGGAGAGTGGAGAGGCACAGACGCGAGAAcgaaagcgggagagagcATCCACCTTCAGGCAGAGACCCTGAACGCTAAACAACGTGAAAAGATACGCGGTGAGAGGTCGGAAAACAAGAGTCCGtcagagaacgagaaagatgGGGACCACGGGCGAGAACGAGCACGCATGTGAGTTCGCCGCGTCGCGGGAAATGGAGAGgcgaacagaaagagacaaacaagTGCTCCACGCGAGAAAGGTGAGCACTctcggagaaagagacaagacgagagAATGTGAGAGACCGAAGTGACAGGAAGTCCGAAAAAGGACCAGCgacggacagagagaaggcagcgagacgGCTCTGGGAGACTGAAGGGTGaccagaagagaaacgaagaacgcGTTTGCAGGCGAACACGGAGACGAGAGGtacggagaggagaggtaCAGACAAGTGTGGATCTTTGTAAACTTCTGGGTgtgacaaagaagacacgagTCCTTACATTCTGTAGATATTCTCCAACTCCCTGGTGAGCCTGATCGCCAACCTGACGCCTTAAATTCACCACGGAAAGAGCTGCATTCTCTCGGCGCATGCCCAATCTGATAAGCGACTTCTCAGCTTGAGAAAGCAAACCTTTTTGGACGAGCCACCGCGGACTTTCGGGTAAAAACAAGACGACACACAGCCCCTGCAGAAGCCAGAGAAGATTCAACGTTCAGAGCGAGTCGAAAAGAgatgagaaaaaagaaaccaTGAAGAGCAACACAAGAGCCATGGAAACGAACGGAGGCGAAAACCCCACGGGACAGATGACAAATCCCTGGAGGAAGGGGGGAccacaaggaaaagacgagaaatgGTTTTGAGCTCGTGGGTGTCTCAATAACAAGCTGGGTGCTTGTACGACAATGTATCAGCGCATCAACAGTGAATGTGTGGAGCATTTCAAGCACGATGCGACACTGGTGAGATGTTGACGGTTTCCTTTCTTGACTGAGTGCTCCCCACGATGAATTCGAGTCTCAGAGAAGCCTATATTCGAAAGGGATGACGGCGAACTGGCCACAGGCTTGGGATGGTGTATATACATTGCCTTTAACACTGCATATTTTGGCGGAAGGTTGTGTGTGCACAGACAGATTCAAAACTACATAAAGACAGTCCgatatatctgtatctgcGCCTGTCTGCACGCATCGAGCAAGAACAGAGATATGCTCAAAGGTATCAACGCAGGCATGCGTGTAGAGAACACTGCCACTCCTGCTTGACACCCGTTTGACATAAAGACCCACAGCTCGCCACGGATACGTGCGCCGGAAAGGATCCACTTTATGAAagcttttgttttc
This genomic interval from Toxoplasma gondii ME49 chromosome VIIb, whole genome shotgun sequence contains the following:
- the ST1 gene encoding sugar transporter ST1 (encoded by transcript TGME49_257120~Product name based on PMID:19617561.~Predicted trans-membrane domain (TMHMM2.0):102-125:153-173:179-202:205-228:247-265:268-288:354-377:391-414:418-441:469-492:503-526:530-553); translation: MTQPVAAGGEDARPSAASSPGSSMNVSVVEMTPATSAVPAAALSSSESLASTHIDLPTGKEQAAGSPQPPKKPHQMGLSADPAQPGKGKEGSRHKVPDVRQPLGVRFFVAVFTACLTGLIAGYDLCCVSVVLNPVQQAFNLCGTSFTCADKSMFIALFAPGAAIGGLCGGLLADAVGRRASLVLSDLLVVVGGFLISMGGLFSHLLLGRFFLGLATGIGFVVIATYISEIAPESLRGALVSSQEMLQVCGCLGAYGAAWVFGAWTWRPLLEVIPILGLMQGLCVVLFLPESPRWLVQKGLLSQAEKSLIRLGMRRENAALSVVNLRRQVGDQAHQGVGEYLQNVRRGMSTHKRALGIAVACAVAHLATGGSTIQYFAVDIFQFAGICDTSAAGFLVGIAKMAGVVTCVGLVDVWGRRKLLFLGVGGSCLCHVLLTVAFGLLQGTHGHLSGHCTTEALTAGWKHLESASYLVLSAVFSYIFFWSAGWASLMLVLASEVVPTCVRGVGVGLTTMTSHLGAFCLQIGFEPLFELVTHAGTFLIFVVTSLLSLLFTVLTVPEAKGRCLETLHRGEDPEAGHATGDTKKNVQLSSGEGDKNMAIAQ